The sequence below is a genomic window from Microbacterium sp. SORGH_AS_0888.
GGTGCCGGGGTCGGCGGGGCGTGGTGCGCATAACTCAGGCAGGACTGGCCTGGTGGGGCTGGTGGCGGGTGCGGGAGGTGGTTCTGCCTGAGTTATGAACGGCCGGAGCCGGAGCCGGAGCCGGAGCCGGAGCCGGGGCCGGGGCCGGGGCCGGGGGTGAGAGCGGGCGCGTTGCGGATGCCGATGAGCGCCGCGACGCCGCCGGCCGCGAGCAGGACCGCGGTGATCACGGCCGAACGGTGGAAGCCGTCCAGATCGAGAGAGCCGCCGATCGCCGCGGCCACGGCGGCGATCGCGACGAGCCCCGCGATGCGGGAGACCGCGTTGTTGACGGCCGAGGCGATGCCCGACCGCGACGCGTCGACCGAGCCGAGGATGGCGGCGGTGAGCGGCGCGACCGTGATCGACAGACCCAGGCCGAACACCAGCATCCCCGGCAGCACCTGCCACCAGTAGTCGAAGTCGGGCTCGATCCGCAGGAACAGAAGCGATCCCGCGGCCATGACGAGTGGCCCCGCGGTCATGAACAGCCGTGGCCCGATCCGCCCGCTGAGCGCGCCGAAGCGGGAGCTGAGCGCGACCATCAGGATCGTCGTGGGGAGCGAGGCGAGACCCGCCAGGGTGGCGGACAGCCCCGCGCCCTGCTGGAGGTAGATCGCGATCACGAAGCCGTTGAGCGACAGGGCGGCGTAGACGAACCAGGTGGCGATGTTGCCGGCCGAGAAGTTCCGGATGCGGAAGAGCCCGAGGGGGAGCAGCGGGGATGCGGCGACGCGCTGTCGCCAGACGAAACCGCCGAGAAGCAGGAGACCCGCCGCGAACGGCGCCCAGACGAGGGGGGACCCCCAGCCGGCGTTGGGCTCCTCGATGAGCGCGAAGACGGCCAGCCCGAGCCCGACGGTGCACAGCGATCCGCTCCACCAGTCGATCTTCGCGCCGGGCACGCGGCGGTCACGCGCGTCGACCCGGGGCAGCAGCCACAGTGTGACGGCGATCGGGAGCACGTTGACGAGGAACGCGAACCGCCAGGAGAGGTGGTCGACGAACAGCCCGCCGATGAGGGGTCCCGCGACCATGGCGGAGGTCGTGAGAGCGGTCCAGACGCCGATCGCGCGAGCCTGCCGGGACCCTCGGATCGTCGAGGTGATGAGGGCGAGCGAGCTCGGCACGAGGAATGCCGCCGCCGCACCCTGCACCGCCCGCGCGACGATCAGGAAGACGGCGCTGGGCGCGAGGGCCACGGCGATCGAGGCCACGCCGAAGCCCACGAGCCCCCAGCGCAGCACGAGGATCCGCCCGAACGCGTCGCTCACCGAGCCCGCCAGCAGGATGAGCGCGCCGAGAGTGACGAGGTAGGCGTCGGCGACCCACTGCTGCGTCGCGAGTCCCCCGCCGAGCTCGCGGTCGATCGCGGGGAGTGCGACGTTCACGATCGTGCCGTCGAGGAAGGACACGAAGGATCCGAGGACCGCGATCGCCACCACCAGCCGCTGCTGCGCAGTGAACCGCTCCGTCATCGGGACCTCCCGGGTGCGAGGTTACGCCACCGGACGTAGCCTGTGCGGGGAGGGCGGATGCGGCATCCGCCCGGGACGGACGACCATGGAATTCGGGCTGCACATCGCGGACTTCACCTGGAAGACGGGGCCCGCGGCCCTCGGGCCGGCGCTGGCCGCGCATGTGCGCGAGGCGGAGGCCGCCGGCATCCAGCGCATCACGGTGATGGACCACTTCTGGCAGCTGCCGGGCATCGGGCCCGAGAGCAACGAGATGCTCGAGGCATATGCGACGCTCGGGTTCATCGCGGCGCACACGGAGAAGGCGCTGCTGCACACGCTCGTCACGGGGGTGATCTACCGGCATCCGTCGTTGCTGGCCAAGCAGATCTCGACCCTCAACGTGCTCTCCGGCGGCCGGGTCGGCCTCGGGATCGGCGCGGCGTGGAACGAGCAGGAGTGCGCGGGGCTCGGGTTCCCGTTCCCGCCGGTCGCCCGGCGCTTCCGGGAGCTCGAGGAGACGCTGCAGATCTGTCAGCAGATGTGGTCGGACTCCGACGGGCCGTACGAGGGTGAGATCTGGCAGCTGGAACGCACGCTGAACTCGCCGCAGAACCTGTCGAAGCCGTACCTGATGATCGGCGGCGGGGGCGAGAAGAAGACGCTGCGGCTCGTGGCGCAGCACGCCGACGCCTGCAACCTGTCGACGATGGGCGGGCTCGACGCGCTCGCGCACAAGCTGGACGTGCTGCGCGGCCACTGCGAGGCGGTCGGGCGCTCCTACGACGAGATCGAGAAGACGGCCATGGTCGGCGTGAACCCGCAGTCGACGGCGGATGCGGTGGCCACCGAGGTCGATGCGCTCGCCGAGCTCGGGGTCACCGCGACCTACGTGTTCGCCGTGGGGGCGGACGACCCGTCGCGCACGGTCGAGCTCGTCTCGAACGTCGCCGCGCGCGTCGCGTAGGCCCCCGGCCGTCCGCGATTCGCGGGGTGGGCATGGCGTGTCGTAAGCTGGTAGACGGTGACGTGTCCGAGCGGCCGAAGGTGCAACTCTCGAAAAGTTGTGTAGGGTAACCCCCTACCGTGGGTTCAAATCCCACCGTCACCGCCACCACGAAGGCCCCGACTCCCCTAGAAAACACTGGGAAGTCGGGGCCTTCGTCACTCCCCGGACTTGCTCCGTGGCAACACTTTGGCAACAACTGCTGCACGGCGAGCCTCATCCAGCGCCGTCGCAACCCCGTCGAGATCGTCGTCGAACAGGTCCGCGTAGGTGTCGAGAGTCATGCTCGCGGACGCGTGGCCGAGCATCCGCTGCACCGCTTTCACGTTCGCGCCGGAGCTGATCGCGAGCGACGCGGCCGTGTGCCGCAGATCGTGCGGCGTCACTCTCGGCATCCGCGCCGGCTCCTTCCCGCCGCGAGCTTTCGCCTCAGCGGCGGCTTTCGCCTCGTCGTCGAGGACACGTCGGACCGCGGCCGCGAACCACCCATCGCGGCTGTTCGGGAGCCTCATGTGCAGTCGGCCGTCGCCGAACAGCAGGTCGTCACGGCTCTTGCCCTCGCAGAGCTTCGCGATCGGCAGCGCGAGAAACTCCGGGTATGGCACCGAGCGGGTCTCGTGGGTCTTCGGTGTGCCGACGTGGATGACGGTGCCGACCATCACGGCGTTCTCCTCGACGCTCACACGACGCCTGAGCGCGTCGACGTGCCGAACCCGCAGCCCGGTCGCCTCGCCCCACCGCAGGCCCGTGTACGCGAGGAACAGCACCAGTGTGGGGTGAGCGGAGGCGTCGGCGAGGGTCTGCACCTGCTGGTGTGTGAGGTACGGCTTCGACTTCGGTACTTTGCGGGGGAGTGTCACGCCTCGCGCGACGTTGCGACTCACACGCCGGTCGTTCACCGCGACGTCCAGCAGCGCCGCCAGCAGTCCGTACGAGCGCAGCACCGTAGTCGCTGACTTGTCTCGTGCGAGCTCTGACACCCACTCCTGCACCTCGGAGTGCTTGATGCTCCCGACCTTCCGTGCACCCCACCGGGGTTCCACGTGCGTCTCCCACGCGCTCTTCACCGGCCGGTAGCTGGACGGCTTCATTACATGCTCGCGCGCTGTCAGCCAGCCGGCGGCGATGCTCGAGATCGTCTCCCGCGCGTCAGCCGGGTTGACGTAGTCGCCCTTCGCTTTCCCCAGCTCGACCTCGGCGAGCCGCAACTCCGCGTCCCGCTTCCGCGCGAACCCGCGTTCCTGGGTCTGAGTGTTGTCGGGGCGCCGGTAGATGATGCGGTAGAGCTTCTTGCCCGCCTTCGTCTCGTACGCGTGAACGCTACCCATCTGCGTCCTCGTGGAAGTGGTCATGTTCGCGCTTCAGAGCATCCAGGACCGCTCTGGCGTGAGGGCTAGTGACCTCTCGGCGGTTCAGTTTCAAACTGGCGTCGATCGAGCCGATCACGTTAGCAGTAGCCACCCAGCCAGGTGTCTGCCGTATCAGTGACTCGGTCACGAAGTACTCGTCGTTCTCGTGCAGCTCTCTCATGGCGTCCGCTGCGAGCGCGAATGAGAGCATGGCTCGCGCATACGCGAGCGAAGCGGTCTCCAAGTTCCTGCTTGCTTCTTCAAGGCGGCCGCCCGCGTCGTGCAGTGGAGCCCGATCTTCCCCGAGACCTAAGAGGTTGGCTGCGGGCACCCCCAATGCTGCACCGAAGATCGGGAGCTCGGAGGCGAGAACCTTCCTGGTCGCGTGCTCGATCTTGTAGACGGTCGTAGACGGAATGTTCAAGCCGCGTGCCTCGAGTGCTCGCGAAAGGTCGGCTTGCGACATCCCTGCGGACTCTCGGTAGTTGCGGATCCGTTGGCCGAGAAGCACGTCTGGTGTGGGCACAATCCAACGATATCCCAAAAGGTTATGACATTGCATCAAGATCTGCTACGGTGAACGAAGTGAAGCAGAATTTGCCAGCGTATCGAAGCAGATTTGGAGAGGGCGGGAGATGGCCAGTACCTATCTGACCCCTAAAGAGGCGGCGGACCTGATACCAGGAATGACGACGAGCACCCTGGCGCAGTTGCGCTTCAAGGGGCAGGGACCGAAGTTCCTCAAGCCGACGCCGCGGAAGGTTGTGTACCGGGAGCGGGACGTCATCGACTGGCTTGAAGCGTCCGAACGTACGAGTACGGCAGAGGTCGCGTGATGGGAACTCGCGTCCGTCCCGCCGCGCTTGACGGGCACTCGCTTGAGGCTGAGCTGTCGCTCGATCCGGAGACGAAGGCGAAGGTCGAGGTCGTCGTGCTCGACATCCTCCGCCGCATCGGCCCCGCGACAGACGACCAAATCGTCACGATCTACCACTCCCGGGCTGAGCATTACCCGGGCATCCCGAACGTGACCGAGCAGCGCATCCGGACCGCCCGCGCGACAGCGGTCCGCAAGGGTCTCGTTGGCGCGAACGCGGTGGCGGGTGTGAGCAGGCACGGGAACCCCGCGACCCGGTGGCAGCTCGCCATCAATCCCCACGCATGAGACGTGTCCGGCTTCACGCCAGCAGACCTCGACCCAAGAAGAAAGCCCCCGTCCCGGCTGCCACCGGGAACGAGGGCCAGGCACCCACTAAAGGAACCATGTCATGAACACTGTACATCTCGATATCGCGAGCGTCGAAGAGCAGATCGAGGCGCTTCGACGCCTCCGGGAGGAGATCGACGAGCTCAGCACGCGCCAGAGACTCCTCGCTACCGCCACCATCTCGCAGCTGGACGACGTGGGCATTGATGCCCACATTGTCGAGCCCGATGGTCAGGTGCGGGTCGGTGACCGGACCGTGCTCTGGCGGACGTGGACGCGCAGCGCGTCCGGGGTCGTGCGCCAGGATCTCCGAGCGGGATACGCCGCCGATGATCGCCGCGGACCCATGGTGGGCTACTGGGCGGGCTCGGTCACAGGCGCTCTGGGCCTGTACGAGTACCTCGTCGTGGACGACAACTTCTGCATCGTCGCTCGCGTTCTTGACGATCCTTTCGAAGAGTCAGGCCACCGCCAGGCGGTCGCCCGGGTTCGACGTCAAGCCGCTCACGAAGGCTTCCGGTGCCGGCTGCGGGACCGAGAAGTCACGCTCATCGACCCGATGGGCAACGTCGTGCACGCCGGCGACGTCTGGTCGGCGACGCTCTGGATCGAAGGCATCTACCCTGCCGGGGCAGTGGCGGCATGAGAAATCAGAAGATGAACACCCGCTCTATCCACCCCGGTCGCAACCCCGTGGAGAGCGCTGTGAGAGCGTCGGGTCTCTCGCTGCGAGCACTGTCGAACAGCTCTGGCATCCCGCGGACGTCGCTGAAGCGATTGATCGGTAGACCCGACCGGCTCACGATGGGCGATCTTTACGCGCTCGTCGTGAGCTTGGGAGTGGCCGGCGAAGGACTGGCTGTGCACCTGTTGGACTATTTGAAGGGAAGCGCTGATGGGTCGAAGTCGAGTGGAGGTC
It includes:
- a CDS encoding MFS transporter, whose translation is MTERFTAQQRLVVAIAVLGSFVSFLDGTIVNVALPAIDRELGGGLATQQWVADAYLVTLGALILLAGSVSDAFGRILVLRWGLVGFGVASIAVALAPSAVFLIVARAVQGAAAAFLVPSSLALITSTIRGSRQARAIGVWTALTTSAMVAGPLIGGLFVDHLSWRFAFLVNVLPIAVTLWLLPRVDARDRRVPGAKIDWWSGSLCTVGLGLAVFALIEEPNAGWGSPLVWAPFAAGLLLLGGFVWRQRVAASPLLPLGLFRIRNFSAGNIATWFVYAALSLNGFVIAIYLQQGAGLSATLAGLASLPTTILMVALSSRFGALSGRIGPRLFMTAGPLVMAAGSLLFLRIEPDFDYWWQVLPGMLVFGLGLSITVAPLTAAILGSVDASRSGIASAVNNAVSRIAGLVAIAAVAAAIGGSLDLDGFHRSAVITAVLLAAGGVAALIGIRNAPALTPGPGPGPGSGSGSGSGSGRS
- a CDS encoding LLM class F420-dependent oxidoreductase codes for the protein MEFGLHIADFTWKTGPAALGPALAAHVREAEAAGIQRITVMDHFWQLPGIGPESNEMLEAYATLGFIAAHTEKALLHTLVTGVIYRHPSLLAKQISTLNVLSGGRVGLGIGAAWNEQECAGLGFPFPPVARRFRELEETLQICQQMWSDSDGPYEGEIWQLERTLNSPQNLSKPYLMIGGGGEKKTLRLVAQHADACNLSTMGGLDALAHKLDVLRGHCEAVGRSYDEIEKTAMVGVNPQSTADAVATEVDALAELGVTATYVFAVGADDPSRTVELVSNVAARVA
- a CDS encoding site-specific integrase, translating into MGSVHAYETKAGKKLYRIIYRRPDNTQTQERGFARKRDAELRLAEVELGKAKGDYVNPADARETISSIAAGWLTAREHVMKPSSYRPVKSAWETHVEPRWGARKVGSIKHSEVQEWVSELARDKSATTVLRSYGLLAALLDVAVNDRRVSRNVARGVTLPRKVPKSKPYLTHQQVQTLADASAHPTLVLFLAYTGLRWGEATGLRVRHVDALRRRVSVEENAVMVGTVIHVGTPKTHETRSVPYPEFLALPIAKLCEGKSRDDLLFGDGRLHMRLPNSRDGWFAAAVRRVLDDEAKAAAEAKARGGKEPARMPRVTPHDLRHTAASLAISSGANVKAVQRMLGHASASMTLDTYADLFDDDLDGVATALDEARRAAVVAKVLPRSKSGE
- a CDS encoding helix-turn-helix domain-containing protein → MPTPDVLLGQRIRNYRESAGMSQADLSRALEARGLNIPSTTVYKIEHATRKVLASELPIFGAALGVPAANLLGLGEDRAPLHDAGGRLEEASRNLETASLAYARAMLSFALAADAMRELHENDEYFVTESLIRQTPGWVATANVIGSIDASLKLNRREVTSPHARAVLDALKREHDHFHEDADG
- a CDS encoding AlpA family transcriptional regulator; the protein is MASTYLTPKEAADLIPGMTTSTLAQLRFKGQGPKFLKPTPRKVVYRERDVIDWLEASERTSTAEVA